One Planctomycetota bacterium genomic window carries:
- a CDS encoding VCBS repeat-containing protein — protein sequence MPWELTIVDADLPAAAPTESVNCFCAGDFDGDGHVETAVAGNGVFMWHRPATGERGMIRDTGFFGVGMIAHDIDGDGRPEIVTAHTGDSDSALAWYKPDGEGRWSRHVIDPDWHGILHDIRAADLDGDGVDELVGNRVHCAKPGLHIWKRGDDPKQPWTRTVVQEGKVEEGLVIADVDGDGQLEIVSGVRVYKRIGDGWTSAEYARGHREMCRVEAIDITGNGKPDLVAVDSEYLDGKLSWFELLHGVWIEHEIDRGLYYAHSLQVRKVGAGARLVVAEMKRGGWNPPFNHRAKIYEYTTNNAGKTWRCELTYEGAGTHEAELIDIDGDGEEELVGKEWHDPRVQVFKRVDALPFADWEHHFLDRDKPEAGIDMIVADVDGDGQDELLCGSWIYDIADGLRTQVPDICQIIAAHDFDGDGNLELIATLRSGDKTGYDGLTCELAVCKQVDGDWAVHPIGTGVGDWPHGAIAGPVGPGGKAALITSYHSAHAWGDGGKSHFPEIWFPPDDLIGGPWEKRTIAEVLYGEELLLHDLTGDGRPDVIAGAHWFENHGDGTFTPHKIVDDFYPARIAVGQLIAGRVSLIAGQEDMDYPAKKVPWSPIVMLTPGDDVRAPWQKQVIDTVRCAHSIGVADLDGDGKPEIIAGEHDPFAPYRSHCKLFVYKPANTNCTTWKRYELDHGYEHHDGCKPIRLPDGNIGIASHAWNEPNYVHLWRPPSR from the coding sequence ATGCCCTGGGAACTGACGATCGTCGACGCCGATCTGCCCGCCGCGGCACCGACCGAGTCGGTGAACTGCTTCTGTGCCGGTGACTTCGACGGCGACGGCCACGTCGAGACCGCCGTCGCCGGCAATGGCGTGTTCATGTGGCACCGGCCCGCCACCGGCGAGCGTGGCATGATTCGGGACACCGGCTTTTTCGGCGTTGGCATGATCGCCCACGACATCGACGGCGATGGCAGGCCCGAGATCGTCACCGCTCACACGGGCGACTCCGACAGCGCCCTCGCCTGGTACAAGCCCGACGGGGAGGGCCGTTGGAGTCGGCACGTCATCGATCCTGATTGGCACGGGATCCTGCACGACATTCGTGCGGCCGACCTCGACGGCGATGGCGTGGACGAACTCGTCGGCAATCGCGTCCATTGTGCCAAGCCCGGCCTGCACATCTGGAAGCGGGGCGACGATCCGAAGCAGCCGTGGACGCGCACCGTCGTGCAGGAGGGCAAGGTCGAGGAGGGGCTCGTCATCGCCGATGTCGACGGCGACGGGCAACTCGAGATCGTCTCCGGGGTGCGCGTGTACAAGCGCATCGGCGATGGTTGGACCTCGGCCGAGTATGCCCGTGGCCACCGCGAGATGTGCCGGGTCGAAGCGATCGACATCACTGGCAACGGTAAGCCCGACCTCGTTGCCGTCGACAGCGAATACCTTGATGGCAAGCTCAGCTGGTTCGAGCTCCTCCACGGCGTGTGGATCGAACACGAGATCGACCGCGGCCTGTACTACGCCCATTCGCTGCAGGTCCGCAAAGTCGGCGCTGGCGCGCGGCTCGTCGTGGCCGAGATGAAGCGGGGCGGTTGGAACCCGCCGTTCAACCACCGCGCGAAGATTTACGAGTACACCACGAACAACGCTGGCAAAACTTGGCGGTGCGAACTGACGTACGAAGGTGCCGGCACGCATGAGGCCGAGCTGATCGACATCGACGGCGACGGCGAGGAAGAACTCGTCGGCAAGGAATGGCACGACCCGCGCGTCCAAGTGTTCAAACGGGTCGACGCGTTGCCGTTCGCGGATTGGGAGCACCACTTCCTCGACCGCGACAAGCCCGAGGCCGGCATCGACATGATCGTCGCAGACGTCGACGGCGACGGACAGGACGAACTGCTCTGCGGCTCGTGGATCTACGACATCGCCGACGGCTTGCGGACCCAAGTCCCCGATATCTGCCAGATCATCGCCGCCCACGACTTCGACGGCGACGGCAACCTCGAACTGATCGCCACGCTCCGCAGCGGTGACAAGACCGGCTACGACGGACTCACCTGCGAACTCGCCGTCTGCAAACAGGTCGACGGCGACTGGGCGGTGCATCCGATCGGCACCGGTGTCGGCGATTGGCCCCACGGCGCGATCGCCGGTCCCGTCGGCCCCGGTGGCAAGGCCGCGCTCATCACCAGCTACCACTCCGCCCACGCCTGGGGCGACGGCGGCAAGTCGCACTTCCCCGAGATCTGGTTCCCGCCCGACGATCTCATCGGCGGTCCGTGGGAGAAACGCACCATCGCCGAGGTGCTCTACGGCGAAGAGCTGCTGCTCCACGACCTCACCGGTGACGGCCGCCCCGACGTCATCGCCGGTGCCCACTGGTTCGAGAACCATGGCGACGGCACCTTCACCCCGCACAAGATCGTCGACGATTTCTACCCCGCCCGCATCGCCGTCGGCCAGCTCATTGCCGGCCGCGTCTCGCTCATCGCCGGGCAGGAGGACATGGACTACCCGGCCAAGAAAGTTCCCTGGTCGCCGATCGTCATGCTCACTCCGGGCGACGACGTCCGCGCGCCTTGGCAAAAGCAGGTGATCGACACCGTCCGCTGTGCCCACAGCATCGGCGTGGCCGACCTCGACGGCGATGGCAAGCCCGAGATCATCGCCGGCGAACACGACCCCTTCGCCCCGTACCGCAGTCACTGCAAGCTCTTCGTCTACAAGCCCGCCAACACAAACTGCACGACGTGGAAGCGCTACGAACTCGACCACGGCTACGAGCACCACGACGGCTGCAAGCCCATCCGCCTCCCCGACGGCAACATCGGCATCGCCAGCCACGCCTGGAACGAGCCGAACTACGTGCATCTCTGGCGTCCGCCGAGTCGTTGA